A genomic segment from Aspergillus puulaauensis MK2 DNA, chromosome 1, nearly complete sequence encodes:
- a CDS encoding uncharacterized protein (COG:S;~EggNog:ENOG410PJZ7;~InterPro:IPR013785,IPR004136;~go_function: GO:0003824 - catalytic activity [Evidence IEA];~go_function: GO:0018580 - nitronate monooxygenase activity [Evidence IEA];~go_process: GO:0055114 - oxidation-reduction process [Evidence IEA]), whose protein sequence is MAPQKQIGTNVTELLGVRHPVLLAGMFNVASPKLAAAVTNGGGFGVIGGVAYTPELLREALKELKSYLVDKNAPFGVDLLIPKVGGNARKTKYVSKFKD, encoded by the exons ATGGCTCCTCAGA AACAAATCGGCACTAATGTCACAGAGCTCCTGGGTGTCCGTCACCCGGTCCTCTTGGCTGGTATGTTCAATGTTGCTTCTCCGAAGCTCGCAGCAGCCGTGACCAACGGCGGAGGTTTCGGAGTGATCGGGGGTGTCGCATACACGCCTGAGCTTCTCCGAGAGGCTCTCAAAGAGCTCAAGAGCTACCTGGTAGACAAAAACGCACCGTTTGGAGTCGATCTTCTCATCCCCAAGGTTGGCGGAAACGCCCGGAAAACCAAGTACGTCTCCAAGTTCAAGGACTAG
- the RIB7_1 gene encoding RibD family protein (COG:H;~EggNog:ENOG410PMP3;~InterPro:IPR002734,IPR024072;~PFAM:PF01872;~go_function: GO:0008703 - 5-amino-6-(5-phosphoribosylamino)uracil reductase activity [Evidence IEA];~go_process: GO:0009231 - riboflavin biosynthetic process [Evidence IEA];~go_process: GO:0055114 - oxidation-reduction process [Evidence IEA]) has translation MDALQFPPSKSTFLQPYTPRHDSNNDLPYTTLTFATSLDSSLALSPGTRTVLSGPESKSMTHYLRSRHDAILIGVGTVVADNPGLNCRIEGVGGYGGEGLQGQPRPIVLDPSARWEFNEESKILILAREGRGRAPWIISGSGASISKEKRDRLERHGGKFISLDIAETKEFSWSDLLRCLKREGLQSVMIEGGGSVINSLLEPRFQHLVNSVIITIAPTWLGQGGVIVSPKRRFDETGTAIAASRLKDVQWHPFGEDVVLCGRIGQ, from the coding sequence ATGGATGCCCTACAATTCCCTCCCTCAAAATCCACTTTTTTGCAGCCGTATACCCCACGGCATGACTCAAATAATGACCTCCCATACACAACACTCACCTTCGCTACCTCGCTAGATTCCTCTCTAGCACTCTCCCCAGGAACCCGCACAGTTCTGTCTGGTCCTGAATCTAAATCAATGACACATTATCTCCGCTCTCGCCATGATGCAATCCTCATTGGTGTTGGGACAGTCGTTGCGGACAATCCGGGCTTAAATTGTCGAATCGAGGGTGTGGGTGGGTATGGAGGGGAAGGTCTACAAGGCCAACCACGGCCCATTGTACTCGATCCGTCCGCGAGGTGGGAGTTTAATGAGGAATCAAAGATTCTTATCCTTGCTAGAGAGGGTCGGGGTCGCGCTCCTTGGATAATCAGTGGGTCTGGGGCTTCAATCTCCAAAGAGAAACGGGATCGTCTGGAGAGACACGGAGGGAAATTTATATCTCTTGACATAGCTGAAACCAAGGAATTTAGCTGGAGTGATTTGCTACGATGTCTGAAGAGGGAGGGTCTCCAGAGTGTTATGATTGAAGGGGGAGGCTCGGTTATCAATTCCCTCCTTGAACCGCGGTTTCAGCACCTGGTCAACTCTGTAATCATCACGATTGCTCCTACTTGGCTGGGTCAGGGAGGTGTGATTGTCTCTCCGAAGCGGAGATTTGATGAGACTGGCACCGCGATTGCAGCCTCACGGCTTAAAGATGTGCAGTGGCATCCTTTTGGTGAGGATGTTGTTCTCTGCGGAAGGATTGGACAATGA
- a CDS encoding NADH:flavin oxidoreductase/NADH oxidase (COG:C;~EggNog:ENOG410PHJW;~InterPro:IPR044152,IPR001155,IPR013785;~PFAM:PF00724;~go_function: GO:0003824 - catalytic activity [Evidence IEA];~go_function: GO:0003959 - NADPH dehydrogenase activity [Evidence IEA];~go_function: GO:0010181 - FMN binding [Evidence IEA];~go_function: GO:0016491 - oxidoreductase activity [Evidence IEA];~go_function: GO:0050661 - NADP binding [Evidence IEA];~go_process: GO:0055114 - oxidation-reduction process [Evidence IEA]), whose translation MTTDIIHNHAAPGISYYTPAQTPPAGTLQPQDPNPDSSKRTPKLFTPLTIRSLTLPNRLILAPLCQYSADSRTAQATDWHLTHLGGIIQRGPGLAIMEATAVQRIGRITPQDLGLYDNTQIAPLRRITEFAHSQSKAIAIQLAHAGRKGSAVAPWLSGNAMAVPEVGGWPTEIVGPSAIAQEEGVNNVPRALSAREVEELAGDFVAAARRAVVAGFDAVEIHAAHGYLLHQFLSPVSNKRTDAYGGTFEGRVRLLLDVCEGVRGAIPEGMPLLVRISATDWFEFDEGLRNEFPESWTVEQSVRLAGLLADKGVDLVDVSSGGVHAKSAIAIKSGPAYQVHFAQEIKKAVGDRLLVSAVGGIKSGSLAEETLQSGIDAVQAGRWFQQNPGLIRAFANELGVKVRMATQIDWSFEGRGRRSKA comes from the coding sequence ATGACCACCGACATAATCCACAACCACGCCGCACCAGGCATATCCTACTACACGCCAGCCCAAACACCCCCAGCAGGGACCCTACAGCCTCAAGACCCGAACCCCGATTCATCAAAGAGAACGCCCAAGCTCTTCACCCCACTCACCATCCGCTCCCTAACCCTCCCCAACCGCCTCATCCTAGCCCCTCTATGCCAATACTCCGCAGACTCCCGCACCGCACAAGCAACAGACTGGCACCTCACACACCTGGGCGGAATCATCCAGCGCGGCCCGGGATTGGCAATAATGGAAGCCACAGCCGTGCAGCGCATCGGGCGCATAACGCCCCAAGACCTGGGCTTGTACGACAACACCCAGATCGCGCCGCTGCGGCGCATCACAGAGTTCGCGCACAGCCAGAGTAAGGCGATTGCTATCCAGCTGGCGCATGCGGGGCGGAAGGGGAGTGCGGTTGCGCCGTGGTTGAGTGGGAATGCGATGGCGGTCCCTGAGGTGGGCGGGTGGCCGACGGAGATTGTAGGTCCGTCGGCgattgcgcaggaggagggagtCAACAATGTGCCTAGGGCATTGAGTGCGCGTGAGGTTGAGGAGTTGGCGGGTGATTTTGTGGCTGCTGCGCGGCGGGCTGTGGTGGCGGGTTTTGATGCCGTGGAGATTCATGCTGCGCATGGGTATCTGCTGCATCAGTTTTTGAGCCCGGTCAGTAACAAGCGAACGGACGCATATGGAGGCACTTTTGAGGGGAGGGtgaggctgttgctggatGTTTGCGAGGGGGTCCGGGGTGCGATTCCAGAGGGGATGCCGTTGCTTGTGAGGATCAGTGCGACGGACTGGTTTGAATTCGATGAAGGGTTGCGAAATGAGTTTCCGGAGAGCTGGACAGTCGAGCAGTCTGTGAGACTTGCTGGACTGTTGGCCGATAAAGGCGTTGATCTAGTGGATGTAAGTTCTGGGGGAGTCCACGCCAAATCTGCGATTGCGATCAAGTCCGGCCCTGCATACCAGGTACATTTTGCGcaggagatcaagaaagCAGTTGGGGATCGGCTGCTGGTCTCAGCCGTTGGGGGAATCAAGTCTGGCAGTCTGGCTGAAGAGACGCTGCAGTCGGGCATCGATGCTGTACAAGCTGGGCGCTGGTTCCAGCAGAATCCAGGCCTCATCCGAGCATTTGCCAACGAACTAGGCGTGAAGGTCAGGATGGCGACCCAGATTGACTGGAGTTTTGAGGGCCGTGGAAGGCGAAGTAAAGCATAG
- a CDS encoding uncharacterized protein (COG:S;~EggNog:ENOG410PJZ7;~InterPro:IPR004136,IPR013785;~PFAM:PF03060;~go_function: GO:0003824 - catalytic activity [Evidence IEA];~go_function: GO:0018580 - nitronate monooxygenase activity [Evidence IEA];~go_process: GO:0055114 - oxidation-reduction process [Evidence IEA]), with amino-acid sequence MNMIGHPKHALKAVEVGADLICAQGGEGGGHTGDIPTILLIPAVAEVLRGKISPFTGRQVALVAAGGMYNGQTLAAALMLGAGAVWVGTRFILSEESGASTFHQKALQDTGLDGIIRTTIFTGRPLNTQSTPYIQRWETERREEMLQLQNKGIIPLAHDMETKKDDDEVLDNAHPVLMGKVAGLVRERLPAGKIVENMVEEAAELLEVGGKSVAKL; translated from the coding sequence ATGAACATGATCGGACACCCTAAGCACGCTCTCAAAGCCGTCGAGGTCGGAGCTGACCTAATTTGCGCACaaggaggcgagggaggaggtCACACCGGTGATATCCCTACCATTCTTCTGATTCCCGCCGTGGCAGAGGTTCTTCGAGGCAAAATTAGCCCTTTCACTGGTCGCCAGGTAGCGCTAGTCGCAGCGGGGGGCATGTACAATGGACAGACTCTCGCAGCAGCACTCATGCTTGGTGCTGGCGCCGTGTGGGTTGGAACGCGGTTTATTCTCTCGGAAGAGTCTGGTGCGTCGACGTTCCACCAGAAGGCGCTGCAGGATACTGGCTTGGACGGTATTATTCGCACGACGATCTTCACTGGCCGGCCACTCAATACCCAGTCTACGCCGTATATCCAGCGCTGGGAGACTGAGCGCCGGGAGGAGATGTTGCAGTTGCAAAACAAGGGTATCATTCCGTTGGCTCATGACATGGAAACCAAGaaagatgatgatgaggtttTGGACAACGCACATCCAGTCCTCATGGGCAAGGTTGCGGGGCTGGTGCGAGAGAGACTCCCCGCTGGAAAAATTGTCGAGaacatggtcgaggaggctgcggagttgTTGGAAGTTGGGGGGAAGAGTGTTGCGAAGCTATAG
- a CDS encoding uncharacterized protein (COG:I;~EggNog:ENOG410PHNP;~InterPro:IPR016039,IPR040771;~PFAM:PF18313;~go_function: GO:0016746 - transferase activity, transferring acyl groups [Evidence IEA]), which produces MSNVAEIPILVGIGDINDRESKGREDAAEPLTLMLRAIGAAIQDTTLTPETAQKLQSAIESVSVVANWTWPYPNAPGLLVQRLGLPGVVHTTESHHGGDSPGQFFDEAARRVAYKKSKVAVVTGAEALASLEAFKKSKKFPPPHWTKLEDHTSIWDRERPEDLGTRHMLGAPIQVYPLYEAAFRAHLQQNLFDNNKESADLYADFAQVAAKSPFSWSHGQEPETSESIGTVTKRNRMICSPYPLLMNAFNTVNLAAACIITTTTFARELGIPESKWIYPLGGAGTSDNSRFWERPYFHASRSLSQSLDAALKASEVRTEDIDLFDFYSCFPIVPKLAAHHLGLPLHGPKPLTVLGGLTSFGGAGNNYSMHAITEIARQLRTRKQSPKAQNGLVLANGGVLSYHHTVILSTQPRSDSGYPMWNPLPSHLDEDHPAIEEQAEGSGVVETYTVQFGRDGSPILGFVVGRLYSGAGNGGRFVANVQDAYTLQQLCSSAEQIGKQGWVTTEGGRNLFVFKPSKI; this is translated from the exons ATGTCGAATGTAGCAGAGATTCCCATCCTGGTCGGCATTGGCGACATCAACGATCGCGAGTCCAAGGGCCGAGAGGATGCCGCCGAACCGCTCACCCTGATGCTGCGCGCTATCGGTGCAGCCATCCAAGACACCACGCTCACCCCAGAGACTGCGCAAAAGCTGCAGTCTGCTATTGAAAGTGTTAGCGTCGTCGCAAACTGGACTTGGCCTTATCCCAATGCTCCGGGGCTGCTTGTGCAAAGACTGGGGTTACCGGGTGTCGTTCACACGACCGAAAGTCATCATGGAGGCGATTCTCCCGGACAATTCTTCGACGAGGCCGCACGACGAGTCGCTTACAAGAAGAGTAAGGTGGCGGTCGTGACTGGCGCCGAAGCATTAGCCTCCT TGGAAGCTttcaagaagtcgaagaaattccctcctccacattgGACCAAGCTCGAAGATCACACTTCAATATGGGATCGGGAGCGACCAGAGG ATCTGGGAACCCGGCATATGCTCGGGGCGCCGATTCAAGTATACCCCCTCTACGAGGCAGCCTTCCGAGCGCACCTCCAGCAAAATCTTTTCGATAATAACAAAGAGTCGGCGGACCTATACGCAGATTTCGCCCAGGTTGCTGCCAAATCACCTTTCTCGTGGTCACACGGTCAAGAACCGGAGACATCCGAATCAATAGGGACAGTGACAAAGCGGAACCGCATGATCTGTTCGCCAT ATCCCCTTCTCATGAATGCATTTAACACCGTTAATCTGGCCGCCGCCTGTATcatcaccacaacaaccttcGCCCGTGAACTAGGGATCCCAGAGTCGAAGTGGATATACCCATTGGGAGGTGCTGGCACAAGCGATAACAGCCGAT TCTGGGAACGACCGTACTTCCACGCCAGTCGCAGCCTTTCGCAGTCTCTCGACGCAGCCCTAAAAGCGTCAGAGGTGCGTACGGAAGATATCGACCTCTTTGACTTCTATTC ATGCTTTCCCATCGTCCCCAAACTCGCAGCTCACCACCTCGGTCTCCCCCTTCACGGCCCCAAACCTCTCACCGTCCTCGGAGGTCTAACATCTTTCGGCGGTGCAGGAAATAACTATTCCATGCAC GCAATCACCGAAATAGCCCGCCAACTCCGCACGCGCAAGCAATCCCCCAAAGCACAAAACGGCCTAGTGCTCGCCAACGGCGGCGTCCTCTCCTACCACCACACAGTCATCCTGTCCACCCAACCACGGTCAGACTCAGGATATCCTATGTGGAACCCTCTGCCCTCTCATCTAGACGAGGACCATCCCGCCATTGAAGAACAGGCGGAAGGAAGTGGTGTTGTCGAG ACATACACAGTGCAATTCGGGCGCGATGGGTCCCCAATCCTAGGGTTCGTTGTAGGCCGTCTTTACTCCGGGGCCGGAAACGGGGGTCGATTTGTCGCGAATGTCCAAGATGCATATACGCTCCAGCAGTTGTGCAGCAGCGCTGAACAAATCGGGAAACAGGGTTGGGTCACGACTGAGGGTGGCCGGAATTTATTCGTCTTCAAGCCGTCGAAGATATAG
- a CDS encoding putative phosphorylase (COG:F;~EggNog:ENOG410PP3E;~InterPro:IPR043171,IPR019200,IPR036265,IPR009163;~PFAM:PF09830;~go_function: GO:0003877 - ATP adenylyltransferase activity [Evidence IEA];~go_function: GO:0005524 - ATP binding [Evidence IEA];~go_process: GO:0009117 - nucleotide metabolic process [Evidence IEA]), with amino-acid sequence MASVIDYDTILSKFDDLVARKIIYYAPRTTTQFVDNGFAVEFHVSTSLSKKPQNGDPVSGQNSPSSKKPECFGPGSDIGNDDPDMLLATIHGTHLLVVNKFCMFRPQLLLLTSDSYRRQREPLGLDDFAAACTVLNSLEKPQFVFYNCGPTGGASRQHKHLQVLTRPPRLFPDNPGEGKSVPYRYFLRYLHDVDIETPEGQKKLFGIYRSLLAEAKESLGDNIEDDPTYIPHNVALVKEWIIVIPRRNVDFQGITANTAGMLGSMWLTSEEQIDEWKQVGPKKALAGLGVPA; translated from the exons atgGCATCTGTGATAGATTATGACACGATATTGTCCAAATTTGATGACCTCGTGGCAAGGAAGATCATATACTACGCTCCGCGCACAACAACCCAGTTCGTCGACAATGGGTTTGCG GTCGAATTCCACGTCAGTACTTCACTGTCAAAGAAGCCGCAGAACGGGGATCCTGTGAGCGGTCAGAACAGCCCCAGCTCCAAGAAACCAGAGTGCTTCGGTCCAGGCAGTGATATCGGGAACGACGATCCCGACATGCTTCTTGCGACAATCCATGGAACACATCTGCTTGTAGTCAACAAGTTCTGCATGTTCCGGCCGCAGCTTCTGCTATTAACAAGCGACTCGTACCGGCGGCAGCGTGAGCCGCTTGGTTTAGATGATTTCGCCGCTGCCTGTACGGTTTTGAACTCTTTGGAAAAACCACAGTTTGTCTTCTACAACTGTGGGCCAACTGGTGGTGCTAGCAGGCAGCATAAGCACCTGCAAGTATTGACGCGCCCACCCCGACTATTCCCAGATAATCCGGGTGAGGGCAAATCTGTGCCGTACCGGTATTTTCTGCGGTACCTTCacgatgttgatattgaaaCGCCAGAGGGCCAGAAAAAGCTTTTCGGTATATACCGTAGCTTGCTAGCAGAAGCCAAAGAGTCTCTAGGGGATAATATTGAAGATGACCCGACCTACATTCCCCATAATGTTGCCTTGGTTAAGGAATGGATCATCGTGATTCCCAGACGCAATGTCGATTTCCAAGGCATCACTGCAAACACTGCGGGAATGTTGGGTTCTATGTGGTTGACAAGCGAAGAACAGATAGATGAGTGGAAACAGGTTGGGCCAAAGAAGGCTCTTGCAGGACTGGGTGTGCCAGCTTGA
- a CDS encoding uncharacterized protein (COG:S;~EggNog:ENOG410PSZU;~TransMembrane:2 (i435-461o473-494i)) has product MAEQETLQFSRLEASFNHAKVLPRQNSVEMKDVNRHAQAGDLNSNDLDFDLALDRDDYPIDALESLQDIFSAAQHHKHFSNPRNFSDVSFIKCFDSDGNRSMWRLLDAGMFSDLLQKVSNPRAPAPNERADLRPRRLLAFFVPLIPAKNTSFGSRIAMTQSNTNELFRTLSINPLYIMNMLGRPDYWAPQTRWESDGNGDFLACDFFCQHPRWNLHFQGAPLSVYMRYNSVLNLTTYIISHKEGDSSIRVLCDILDTTVETSNTSRRASIFLRDPFDIAVILSTLSFEAAKFHAQKFRRFMWTQVNKVDDHLAGLEDSDRRQLSDLTKQLQIISQNADSHIGNADVSIITATAIRTVHDRLHKAISSPKQIHERAADSITYVIESMQKQKIWFLNYKNRKDSTMALVYNLVTQQDAASNIQIASSMKRDSTSMNAIAAVTMAFLPGTFIATILDAGIFVAAENSSRIHVSGLWWLWIVFTIPLTLMVVACWWWYKKRKGKVRLAPKIDADDGDTAPPLKSTPILNSFRTWSRNNSVATKV; this is encoded by the exons ATGGCTGAACAGGAGACCCTTCAGTTTTCTCGCCTTGAGGCTTCTTTTAATCATGCCAAAGTGCTACCGCGGCAGAACTCGGTAGAGATGAAAGATGTTAATCGCCATGCCCAGGCTGGTGACCTGAACTCGAACGATTTAGACTTCGACCTCGCCCTGGATCGTGATGACTATCCCATCGATGCCCTTGAGTCACTTCAAGATATCTTCTCTGCTGCGCAGCATCATAAGCATTTTTCAAACCCAAGAAACTTCTCCGACGTATCCTTTATTAAGTGCTTTGACTCGGACGGGAATAGATCAA TGTGGCGTCTCTTGGATGCTGGAATGTTCTCGGATCTTTTACAG AAAGTGTCAAATCCTCGTGCTCCTGCGCCGAATGAGCGAGCGGATCTAAGGCCACGAAGACTACTTGCATT TTTCGTCCCGCTCATACCAGCAAAGAATACATCGTTTGGAAGTCGAATCGCGATGACTCAGTCCAATACAAATGAATTGTTCCGGACACTCAGCATTAACCCGTTATACATCATGAACATGCTGGGGAGGCCCGATTACTGGGCCCCGCAGACACGATGGGAATCGGACGGAAATGGCGATTTTTTAGCCTGTG ATTTTTTCTGCCAACACCCACGTTGGAACCTACACTTCCAAGGTGCACCTCTCTCGGTATATATGCGCTATAATAGTGTATTGAATCTCACGACATATATTATCTCTCACAAGGAGGGTGATTCTAGCATACGGGTTTTATGCGACATTCTAGACACCACTGTAGAAACATCTAATACTAGCCGAAGGGCTAGTATCTTCCTCAGAGACCCCTTTGATATTGCCGTTATACTTTCGACATTATCTTTCGAGGCTGCGAAATTCCATGCACAAAAATTCCGACGTTTCATGTGGACTCAG GTTAACAAAGTTGACGACCACCTAGCGGGCTTAGAAGACAGTGACAGACGCCAACTTAGCGATTTGACAAAACAGCTGCAAATAATATCCCAAAACGCGGACTCCCACATCGGGAACGCAGATGTTTCTATCATAACCGCGACAGCGATACGTACCGTCCATGACCGTCTACATAAGGCCATATCTAGCCCAAAACAGATCCACGAACGAGCAGCGGACTCAATTACTTACGTGATTGAATCTatgcagaagcaaaagatcTGGTTTTTGAACTACAAGAACCGCAAAGATAGCACTATGGCCCTAGTGTACAACCTCGTGACACAGCAGGATGCCGCCAGTAATATACAGATCGCTTCTAGCATGAAGCGAGATAGCACTAGCATGAATGCAATTGCGGCGGTGACTATGGCATTTCTCCCGGGGACATTTATAGCA ACAATCTTGGATGCTGGTATATTCGTTGCGGCAGAAAACAGTTCGCGCATCCATGTCTCGGGATTATGGTGGTTATGGATAGTGTTTACAATTCCCCTTACATTGATGGTTGTCGCatgctggtggtggtacaAGAAACGGAAGGGAAAAGTGCGTCTGGCACCTAAAATTGATGCAGACGACGGTGACACTGCGCCACCCTTGAAGAGCACACCAATTCTTAATTCTTTCCGGACATGGAGCCGGAATAATAGTGTCGCAACCAAGGTTTGA
- a CDS encoding enoyl-CoA hydratase/isomerase family protein (COG:I;~EggNog:ENOG410PKCX;~InterPro:IPR001753,IPR018376,IPR029045;~PFAM:PF00378,PF16113;~go_function: GO:0003824 - catalytic activity [Evidence IEA]), producing MSHNFQTPPPQSSIFTLSFPSPHILLVTINREKRMNAIPTQGHKDGYAIWNWFDEEPSLRVGIITGTGGKAFSAGADLLEQLDIRTQTDSAGKNAGGGGGEQSVRREPMPNGFGGISQRRGKKPVIAAVNGLALGGGFEICLNCDMVVASPKAEFSLPEVQRGLYAGAGGLARIIRTVGMQVGTELALTGQRISAQEAKSLRLINHVSEAPEKVLGDAIELANRIADVSPDAVIVSRYGLREAWETGSVEQASRATAELYGQKLIKGENLKRGLQAFAQKQKPEWVGSKL from the exons ATGTCTCACAACTTCCAAACCCCGCCACCCCAATCGTCcatcttcaccctctcctttccatcgccgcacatcctcctcgtcacaATCAATCGCGAAAAGCGCATGAACGCCATCCCAACGCAAGGCCACAAAGACGGGTACGCGATCTGGAATTGGTTCGACGAGGAACCGTCTCTGCGCGTAGGAATCATCACAGGAACTGGGGGCAAGGCGTTCTCCGCGGGCGCGGATTTACTCGAGCAGCTGGATATAAGGACTCAAACCGACTCGGCTGGGAAGAAtgcaggcggcggcggcggagaacaGAGTGTGAGACGGGAGCCCATGCCTAATGGCTTTGGGGGGATTTCGCAGCGCAGGGGGAAGAAGCCCGTTATTGCAGCCGTTAATGGCCTGGCGCTGGGTGGGGGGTTTGAGATTTGTTTGAACTG TGATATGGTTGTTGCCTCCCCCAAAGCTGAATTCTCCCTCCCTGAAGTCCAGCGCGGTTTATATGCGGGCGCGGGAGGTCTTGCGCGGATCATAAGAACCGTGGGCATGCAAGTTGGCACCGAGCTGGCTCTTACAGGGCAACGGATAAGTGCGCAGGAAGCCAAGTCCTTGCGGTTGATCAACCATGTGTCAGAGGCTCCAGAGAAGGTCCTGGGTGACGCGATTGAGCTTGCGAACAGGATTGCAGATGTCAGCCCGGATGCGGTGATTGTTTCTCGGTATGGACTGAGGGAGGCGTGGGAGACTGGGTCTGTCGAGCAGGCGAGCCGGGCTACAGCTGAGCTATATGGGCAGAAGTTGATCAAGGGGGAGAACTTAAAGAGAGGATTGCAGGCGTTTgcgcagaagcagaagccggaGTGGGTTGGTTCAAAGCTTTAG